A stretch of Thermoanaerobacterium sp. PSU-2 DNA encodes these proteins:
- a CDS encoding polysaccharide deacetylase family protein, protein MMTLIKSKKSAILLFLLLVIIGFTLFYGKSLFVKHNSASSVKSAKIVSKIKTKKTSNKPITTVVATTEYPSKSSTSKITSIISSNAIPDNDILSLVDRSNRNELFESPIPLNTPIFSSNKKAKKLLALTFDDGPSKEFTKKYVDVLKSLNIKATFFVVGKMAEKNPNLLKYIAENGDEIGIHSYSHKYMPLMPPEQMIDEFYKTQAIVVNVAGVKPDLFRPPYGAFNNTLVKISNALGLHVVLWTVDPDDWKRPGIPNIINTIVSKSSSGSIILMHEGNSETLAALPQIITKLRSKGYSFVTVSELMKAYQ, encoded by the coding sequence ATGATGACATTGATTAAGTCAAAAAAATCAGCTATCTTACTTTTTCTGCTATTAGTAATAATAGGATTTACTCTTTTTTATGGAAAAAGCTTATTTGTCAAACATAATTCCGCAAGCAGTGTCAAATCTGCTAAAATTGTATCTAAGATAAAGACTAAAAAAACAAGCAACAAGCCAATAACAACTGTTGTTGCTACTACAGAATATCCGAGTAAAAGTAGTACAAGTAAAATTACATCTATAATATCATCAAACGCAATACCTGACAATGACATATTGTCGCTGGTGGACAGAAGCAATAGAAATGAACTCTTTGAAAGCCCAATACCTCTTAATACTCCTATATTCAGCAGTAACAAAAAAGCCAAAAAATTGCTGGCGCTTACATTTGATGATGGACCTTCAAAAGAGTTTACTAAAAAATATGTAGATGTTTTAAAAAGCTTAAATATAAAGGCGACTTTTTTTGTTGTAGGAAAAATGGCGGAAAAAAACCCTAATTTACTTAAATATATTGCAGAAAACGGCGATGAAATAGGTATTCATTCATACAGTCATAAATATATGCCTCTAATGCCACCTGAGCAGATGATTGACGAGTTTTATAAGACGCAGGCAATTGTTGTCAACGTAGCGGGAGTAAAACCCGATTTATTTAGACCTCCATATGGAGCGTTCAATAATACTCTCGTGAAAATATCAAATGCACTGGGACTTCATGTTGTGCTTTGGACTGTTGATCCAGATGATTGGAAAAGGCCCGGAATACCAAATATAATTAATACAATTGTATCAAAATCATCTTCTGGCTCAATCATTCTTATGCATGAAGGCAATTCAGAAACATTAGCAGCATTGCCACAGATAATTACAAAACTTAGATCTAAAGGATATTCTTTTGTGACAGTATCTGAACTTATGAAAGCTTATCAATAA
- a CDS encoding response regulator, whose protein sequence is MKKVLVADDTKNIRMLLTTCLESEGYNVITAKDGEEALKILKNGDVELAFIDIKMPLLSGTEVLRKIRSCGITTPVIIITAFATIKNAIECTKLGAVEYIQKPFTVKRVKSVLEKMIDEHEKTKENDTNNLINEIENLIDNDNFIEALDMLKKSKVNPDDPRFYLLYYKIYDGLGDKEMSDKFLKAYKIFNEG, encoded by the coding sequence ATGAAGAAAGTTTTAGTTGCAGATGATACTAAGAATATTAGAATGCTTCTTACTACTTGCCTTGAATCAGAAGGATATAATGTTATAACGGCTAAAGACGGTGAAGAAGCGCTTAAAATATTAAAAAATGGGGATGTAGAGCTTGCGTTTATAGATATTAAAATGCCGCTTTTAAGTGGCACCGAAGTTTTAAGAAAGATAAGGTCTTGTGGGATAACAACGCCGGTCATAATAATAACGGCATTTGCCACGATAAAAAATGCGATTGAGTGCACAAAATTAGGTGCTGTAGAATATATACAAAAACCATTTACTGTTAAAAGAGTTAAATCTGTTTTGGAAAAAATGATTGATGAACATGAAAAAACGAAAGAGAATGATACAAATAATTTAATAAACGAAATAGAAAACTTAATTGATAATGATAATTTCATCGAAGCACTGGACATGCTTAAAAAATCTAAGGTCAATCCAGACGATCCGAGATTTTACCTTTTGTACTATAAGATATACGATGGCTTAGGTGATAAAGAAATGTCTGACAAATTTTTGAAGGCATATAAAATTTTCAATGAAGGCTAA